The following are encoded together in the Asticcacaulis sp. genome:
- a CDS encoding Hsp20/alpha crystallin family protein, which yields MQLHNDLENTFNNVMRNLGFLNSGLYSTYTTGANTLPNVDILSSESEYIIRLEVPGVEDADLKIELSADGALVVSGEKHQSSEDKSRNVHRIERQFGGFVVSCLCPMTPSRMGWRRISGMAC from the coding sequence ATGCAATTGCACAATGACCTTGAAAACACCTTCAATAACGTGATGCGCAATCTGGGGTTTCTCAATTCAGGTCTTTACTCGACCTATACCACTGGCGCGAACACTCTGCCGAATGTCGATATCCTATCTTCCGAGTCCGAGTATATTATTCGGCTCGAGGTGCCGGGCGTTGAGGATGCAGATCTGAAGATCGAATTGTCCGCTGATGGGGCACTGGTGGTCAGCGGTGAGAAGCATCAGTCCTCTGAGGACAAGAGCCGAAACGTCCACCGGATCGAAAGGCAGTTCGGCGGATTTGTCGTGTCTTGTCTTTGCCCAATGACGCCGAGCCGGATGGGATGGAGGCGTATTTCCGGAATGGCGTGCTGA
- a CDS encoding Hsp20 family protein, translating into MTSAFSLSPLYGSSVGFDRFTDLFETLGRTPELGTTFPTYDVEKLDTDRYRISLAVPGFSDADLTLTVQDTQLIVTGKKQSVKKPDSAFLYKGIAVRDFSQTFQLADYVTVTDAELTDGLLKIDLVRKLPEAQKPRTIPIKANPEPKTLSHQTSTQPGAA; encoded by the coding sequence ATGACAAGCGCCTTTTCTCTTAGTCCTTTGTATGGTTCATCGGTAGGCTTCGACCGCTTCACCGACCTGTTCGAGACCCTGGGACGCACGCCGGAGCTCGGCACCACCTTCCCCACCTATGATGTCGAGAAACTCGATACCGACCGGTACCGTATCAGCCTTGCGGTGCCTGGGTTTTCGGACGCCGATCTCACCCTGACAGTTCAGGACACCCAGCTGATCGTCACGGGCAAGAAGCAATCCGTCAAAAAACCGGACAGCGCGTTCCTTTATAAGGGGATAGCGGTGCGCGATTTCTCACAGACTTTCCAGCTTGCGGACTATGTGACCGTAACGGACGCCGAACTGACGGACGGTCTCCTGAAGATCGACCTTGTTCGGAAGCTCCCTGAGGCACAAAAGCCGCGAACCATTCCGATTAAGGCAAACCCGGAGCCCAAGACCCTGTCGCATCAGACGAGCACACAGCCCGGCGCCGCCTGA
- a CDS encoding BLUF domain-containing protein: MLTQLIYHSHFVPGDYGALSTVRNIIQVSEINNGRDGITGFLIFDKFHFLQILEGAPEDIQQTLQRIRADPRHRDLTVIADRPVPGRAFTDWAMGGFIRSPEAQSIHTRHGIAGDLQIDTLSGDAVVALATDLLVFETERQKQRVVGISTHEPI; this comes from the coding sequence ATGCTCACGCAACTGATTTATCATAGCCATTTCGTGCCGGGCGATTATGGCGCGCTCAGCACGGTCCGGAATATCATCCAGGTCTCCGAGATCAATAATGGACGTGATGGCATTACCGGGTTCCTGATCTTCGATAAGTTCCACTTCCTGCAGATTCTCGAGGGCGCACCGGAGGACATTCAGCAGACCCTGCAACGCATCAGGGCCGATCCACGGCATCGGGACCTCACCGTCATCGCCGACAGACCTGTCCCGGGCCGTGCTTTCACCGACTGGGCGATGGGCGGATTTATCCGATCCCCTGAGGCACAGTCCATCCACACACGACATGGGATCGCGGGCGACCTGCAGATCGACACCCTGTCGGGCGACGCCGTCGTTGCCCTGGCAACCGACCTGCTCGTATTCGAAACGGAACGGCAGAAACAGCGCGTCGTTGGCATCAGCACGCACGAGCCCATTTAG
- a CDS encoding lactonase family protein yields MGTYTTSSARGIFPLGMDAVTEHWRLGPPEAMIENASYAAFSPRSGLFYMVNEQDEGRIGAWWRSPMGAWRRIQTVSSLGAAPCYLSLSADFDTLAVANYKSGTVATFQLDHRTGWMRDEPSVFENAGRGPDIERQDGPHAHCVRFAHGFLYSTDLGTDQVLSWPQAGAASSLAKPIVAFKAPAGEGPRHILFHPSARVAYLLTELASKLLVLNVEPSGELRLRETLSTLPDDFDGQSLGGHLELNAAGTKVYASNRGHDSLAVFDVGTDGGLSRYGIYPTFGKSPRHFVLAEDRQAILVAHQNGNTVDVIAMDTDGVPGAHLDSCSVQNPAFVGRVPPSRVDHRPPNGRGA; encoded by the coding sequence GTGGGCACCTATACCACCAGTTCTGCGCGCGGCATCTTCCCTTTAGGCATGGACGCGGTCACTGAACATTGGCGCCTAGGTCCTCCCGAGGCGATGATAGAAAACGCTTCATATGCAGCCTTTAGCCCGCGTTCCGGCTTGTTCTACATGGTGAATGAGCAGGATGAAGGACGCATAGGCGCCTGGTGGCGGTCGCCAATGGGCGCGTGGCGCCGGATCCAGACTGTATCCTCGTTGGGCGCGGCGCCCTGCTACCTGAGCTTAAGCGCGGATTTCGACACGCTTGCCGTCGCAAACTACAAGTCAGGCACAGTTGCGACGTTTCAACTCGATCACAGGACTGGCTGGATGCGTGACGAGCCAAGTGTTTTTGAGAACGCCGGCCGCGGACCGGACATCGAACGGCAAGATGGACCTCACGCCCATTGTGTTCGCTTTGCCCACGGTTTTCTCTATAGCACCGATTTAGGCACCGACCAGGTCCTCTCGTGGCCGCAAGCTGGCGCGGCCTCGTCATTGGCGAAACCGATCGTGGCCTTCAAGGCCCCAGCCGGAGAGGGCCCGCGTCATATCCTGTTTCATCCCAGTGCGCGTGTTGCATACCTGCTTACGGAACTTGCTAGCAAACTCTTGGTGCTCAATGTCGAACCTTCGGGCGAACTTAGGCTGCGAGAGACTCTGTCGACCCTTCCCGACGACTTTGACGGCCAGTCGCTCGGCGGACATCTGGAACTGAATGCTGCCGGGACCAAGGTTTATGCCTCCAATCGCGGACACGACAGTCTCGCCGTATTCGATGTCGGCACCGACGGCGGATTATCCCGATACGGCATATATCCAACTTTCGGAAAATCGCCCCGTCACTTCGTGCTTGCCGAGGACAGACAGGCGATCCTTGTCGCCCATCAGAACGGTAACACAGTCGACGTCATTGCTATGGACACCGACGGTGTACCGGGAGCGCACCTGGACAGCTGCTCGGTGCAAAACCCCGCCTTCGTGGGGCGTGTTCCGCCATCCAGGGTCGACCATCGCCCACCGAATGGGCGCGGTGCATGA
- the mutM gene encoding bifunctional DNA-formamidopyrimidine glycosylase/DNA-(apurinic or apyrimidinic site) lyase, with translation MPELPEVETMRTDLASKLVGAKLSEVQLHRADLRRPFPEDFGERLDGAVVRDVGRRAKYLFIHLDSGEVWVTHLGMTGLFAVHRREDRPPGERPKHLHFQCRARTGSVDLSLDFHDKRRFGFMLLLPDVELEVQAWYKELGVEPLSQAFDTECLLDLAGDRKAPLKALLMDQAAVAGLGNIYSCEALWAARLRPDRPANTLSRHEAVRLVAGVKAVIHDAVRAGVASLETDGPRGRDGYFEYHYSAYNRAGSSCRRDDGGIIVKASERGRSSFYCPVCQK, from the coding sequence ATGCCCGAACTTCCGGAAGTCGAGACTATGAGAACAGACCTGGCCTCAAAGCTGGTTGGCGCGAAACTGAGCGAAGTCCAGCTTCACCGTGCCGATCTGCGCCGTCCGTTTCCGGAGGATTTCGGCGAGCGGCTTGACGGCGCGGTCGTTCGCGATGTCGGCCGGCGGGCGAAGTACTTGTTCATTCATCTCGATAGCGGCGAGGTCTGGGTCACCCACCTCGGCATGACAGGCCTGTTCGCGGTTCATAGACGGGAAGACAGGCCACCCGGCGAACGGCCGAAGCATCTGCACTTCCAATGCCGCGCACGCACGGGGAGTGTGGATCTCTCGCTAGACTTCCATGATAAACGCCGGTTCGGGTTCATGCTGCTCCTTCCTGACGTCGAACTCGAGGTTCAGGCGTGGTACAAGGAATTGGGAGTAGAGCCGCTGTCACAGGCGTTCGACACCGAATGCCTTCTTGATCTGGCCGGTGATCGTAAGGCGCCCCTGAAGGCGCTTCTCATGGACCAGGCGGCCGTCGCCGGCCTCGGCAATATTTACAGTTGTGAAGCGCTTTGGGCGGCGCGCCTGCGTCCGGACCGGCCGGCGAATACGCTCTCGAGACATGAAGCCGTCAGACTCGTGGCGGGGGTCAAGGCAGTCATCCACGACGCGGTCCGGGCTGGCGTCGCGTCCCTCGAAACAGATGGTCCACGCGGACGGGATGGCTATTTCGAGTATCATTACAGTGCGTATAATCGCGCGGGTTCGTCATGTCGCCGGGACGACGGCGGGATCATTGTAAAGGCGAGCGAAAGGGGACGGTCGAGTTTTTACTGTCCTGTCTGTCAGAAGTGA
- a CDS encoding SDR family oxidoreductase: MTVELTSLHGKRILVTGGTTGIGRATVAQLAEAGARVLTFGRHEPELQDLLENARQYSDTVYGLVADVSSTDGIAKEFTEVDAQLGGLDILIANAGLSVEGAQDTPDSEWRNAVETNFLGYIASAREAIQRFRTSGGGHIVFVGSISAEAQSPGTSVYAATKAGVETYAKTLRKEVMEENIKVTLVEPGSVGADMQEKSPEEQRAAIEKHEMLYAEELADTILFALTRSPRTNVSVVRVEPRVQKKG, translated from the coding sequence ATGACCGTCGAACTGACCTCCCTGCATGGCAAGCGTATCCTGGTTACAGGCGGGACGACCGGGATCGGGCGGGCGACCGTCGCCCAGTTGGCGGAGGCCGGCGCCCGCGTGCTGACGTTTGGCCGCCATGAGCCGGAACTCCAGGATCTGCTCGAAAACGCACGGCAATACTCGGACACTGTCTACGGCCTGGTCGCGGATGTGTCGTCGACAGATGGCATTGCCAAGGAATTCACTGAGGTGGATGCGCAGCTGGGCGGTCTCGATATCCTGATCGCTAATGCGGGGCTGAGCGTGGAGGGCGCGCAGGATACGCCTGACTCAGAATGGCGCAATGCCGTTGAAACGAATTTCCTCGGCTACATCGCCAGCGCCCGTGAAGCGATCCAGCGGTTCCGGACGTCAGGCGGTGGTCATATAGTCTTTGTGGGATCCATCAGTGCGGAGGCCCAATCGCCGGGAACCAGCGTCTACGCCGCGACTAAGGCCGGGGTCGAGACTTACGCGAAGACGTTGCGCAAAGAGGTTATGGAGGAGAATATCAAGGTGACCCTCGTTGAGCCAGGTTCGGTGGGCGCCGACATGCAGGAGAAAAGTCCCGAAGAACAACGTGCGGCGATTGAGAAGCACGAGATGCTGTATGCCGAAGAGCTCGCCGATACGATTCTGTTCGCCTTGACGCGTTCCCCGCGCACAAATGTTTCGGTCGTGCGTGTCGAACCAAGAGTTCAAAAAAAGGGCTGA
- a CDS encoding PAS domain S-box protein, which produces MSAKKGFENAEGYLAAIIDSSDDAIIAKTLEGIITAWNPSAERVFGFSADEAVGHHISLIIPEDRLDEEYIILGKVKAGHRVDHFETIRRAKDGTLIDISLTVSPILADDGRIIGASKVARDIRTAKSAERLSAYLVAIIESSDDAIVSKNLDGMITSWNPSAERIFGYSAEEAIGKHISLIIPQDMIDEEYAILGRVKAGERVDHFETIRRAQNGDLLNISLTVSPIRDGAGRIVGASKVARNITEQKRTIEALAEVSKRKDEFLANMSHELRTPLNAIIGLTHLLSHTEALTPKGQQFLTMIGQSSDSLLALINDLLDFSKAEAGSFQFERVDFHLMELVERVVLMQEPAVNEKGLKLSVEYTGYLHDRYVGDPLRIQQILTNLLANAVKFTEKGGIDLSVGIIHADLDRTRLVLKVSDTGIGIASEKLPFVFDKFMQADASTARTHGGSGLGLSICQGLAQAMDGTISVVSTPGLGSTFTVEIEVGNSPDAQPIANRSALPDKKNVLIVEDFEPNTVVLAGLLDSWGYSYDIARNGMEGVRCAERVAYDVILMDVQMPGMDGFECTRQIREIEGKTGKDRTPIVAVTAHVFEKDRALCLAAGMDAFLPKPLKPAAVQKILAEAIKRPAAVG; this is translated from the coding sequence ATGTCAGCAAAAAAAGGGTTTGAAAACGCCGAGGGTTATCTCGCGGCGATCATAGACTCTTCGGATGATGCGATTATCGCCAAGACGCTCGAGGGGATTATCACCGCGTGGAACCCGTCTGCAGAACGTGTATTCGGCTTTTCCGCAGATGAGGCTGTCGGTCACCACATTTCCCTAATCATTCCCGAAGACCGCCTGGACGAGGAATATATCATCCTGGGCAAGGTCAAGGCCGGCCATCGCGTCGATCACTTCGAAACCATCCGCCGCGCGAAGGACGGCACCCTGATCGATATCTCATTGACCGTCTCGCCCATACTCGCGGATGATGGCAGGATCATAGGTGCGTCCAAGGTTGCCCGCGATATCCGTACGGCAAAAAGCGCTGAACGCCTCAGCGCTTACCTGGTGGCGATCATTGAGTCTTCGGACGATGCGATCGTGAGCAAGAATTTGGATGGAATGATCACATCGTGGAATCCGTCCGCCGAGCGCATTTTCGGCTACTCGGCGGAGGAGGCTATTGGCAAGCATATCTCTTTGATCATACCCCAGGACATGATCGACGAGGAATATGCCATCTTGGGACGCGTCAAGGCGGGCGAGCGGGTCGATCATTTTGAAACGATCCGGCGGGCCCAAAACGGTGATTTGCTCAACATCTCGCTGACCGTGTCACCGATCCGCGACGGCGCCGGGCGTATAGTGGGCGCATCCAAGGTGGCGCGCAATATCACCGAGCAGAAGCGCACCATCGAAGCTCTGGCCGAGGTGAGCAAGCGTAAGGACGAATTTTTGGCTAACATGAGCCATGAACTGCGTACGCCGCTTAATGCTATCATCGGCCTTACGCATTTGCTCAGCCATACGGAGGCCCTGACGCCAAAGGGGCAGCAGTTCCTTACTATGATCGGTCAAAGCAGCGATAGTCTGCTGGCGCTGATCAACGATCTGCTCGACTTCTCAAAAGCGGAAGCCGGGTCTTTCCAGTTCGAGCGTGTCGATTTCCACCTTATGGAACTGGTAGAGCGGGTCGTACTGATGCAGGAGCCGGCCGTTAACGAGAAAGGGCTGAAACTGAGCGTCGAATATACCGGCTATCTTCACGACCGTTATGTTGGCGACCCGTTGCGAATTCAGCAAATCCTGACCAACCTGCTGGCGAATGCGGTAAAGTTCACCGAAAAGGGCGGCATTGATCTTTCCGTAGGGATTATTCACGCCGACCTTGACCGGACGCGATTGGTCCTGAAAGTCTCCGATACCGGTATTGGGATCGCGTCTGAGAAACTGCCATTTGTGTTTGACAAGTTCATGCAGGCCGATGCGTCTACGGCGCGGACACATGGCGGCTCGGGGCTGGGCTTGAGTATCTGTCAGGGACTGGCTCAGGCCATGGACGGCACGATTTCCGTGGTCAGCACGCCCGGTCTCGGTTCCACATTCACGGTGGAAATTGAGGTCGGCAATAGCCCGGACGCGCAGCCTATCGCGAACCGGTCCGCTCTGCCCGACAAGAAGAATGTCCTGATCGTCGAGGACTTCGAACCCAACACGGTTGTACTGGCCGGCCTCCTGGATAGCTGGGGATACAGCTACGACATCGCTCGCAATGGCATGGAGGGTGTCAGGTGCGCCGAGCGCGTCGCTTACGACGTTATTCTCATGGATGTTCAGATGCCTGGGATGGACGGATTTGAATGCACCCGGCAGATTCGGGAGATCGAGGGCAAAACAGGCAAGGACCGGACGCCGATCGTCGCGGTGACGGCGCATGTCTTTGAAAAGGACCGCGCCCTGTGTCTTGCGGCGGGCATGGACGCCTTCCTGCCCAAGCCCTTAAAACCCGCCGCGGTCCAAAAGATACTGGCTGAGGCAATCAAGCGGCCAGCGGCCGTGGGTTAG
- a CDS encoding catalase — protein sequence MSKNTKPATEADTFTSATFVDVAVPQGNGGETHQQAEEGVPVLTTAQGAPFSDDQNSLKVGARGPVALEDHHMREKIFHFDHERIPERVVHARGYGAHGFFETYDSLADVTSADLFQRAGEQTPVFVRFSTVAGNKGSFDLARDVRGFAVKFYTQQGNWDLVGNNIPVFFIQDAIKFPDLIHAAKDEPDRAFPQAQTAHDNFWDFISLMPESMHMIMWTMSDRAIPRGFRFMEGFGVHTFRMVDANGKSTFVKFHWKPKLGMQSVVWNEAVKINGADPDFHRRDLWNAIQSGDFPEWELGLQLFDEDFANKFDFDVLDATKLIPEEILPVRIVGRLVLNRMPDNFFAETEQVAFCTSNIVPGLDFTNDPLLQGRNFSYLDTQLKRLGGPNFTHIPINAPKCPFHNFQQDGHMAMTNPNGRVNFEPNSYGLDEGGPRESGVGFKTFPEPVEDGAAKMRTRPESFADHYSQARQFFISQTEIEQKHIKDALVFELSRVERPAIRVRVVSHLLNIDQSLASGVATGLGLKEMPAPADAAKPTREDLPASDALSILKNPPPSLAGRKIGVLFVGWRQRRSVQCHYCFCRHERGRR from the coding sequence ATGTCTAAAAATACCAAACCTGCCACCGAGGCAGACACGTTTACTTCCGCGACCTTTGTTGACGTCGCCGTACCCCAGGGCAATGGCGGCGAGACCCATCAGCAGGCGGAGGAGGGCGTTCCCGTACTGACGACGGCGCAGGGTGCTCCCTTCTCCGATGATCAGAATTCCCTGAAGGTCGGGGCGCGCGGACCGGTCGCGCTTGAAGACCACCACATGCGCGAAAAAATCTTCCACTTCGATCATGAGCGCATTCCAGAGCGGGTTGTGCACGCGCGCGGCTACGGCGCCCATGGGTTTTTTGAAACCTATGACTCGCTGGCCGACGTGACCTCTGCCGATCTCTTCCAGCGAGCCGGCGAGCAGACCCCGGTCTTCGTTCGGTTTTCGACTGTCGCCGGTAACAAGGGTTCATTCGACCTCGCCCGTGACGTGCGCGGCTTTGCTGTAAAATTCTATACCCAGCAAGGCAATTGGGATCTGGTCGGCAATAACATACCGGTCTTCTTCATCCAAGATGCCATCAAATTCCCCGACCTGATCCACGCCGCGAAGGATGAGCCCGACCGTGCCTTCCCGCAAGCCCAGACGGCGCACGACAACTTCTGGGACTTCATCTCGCTAATGCCCGAGTCGATGCACATGATCATGTGGACCATGTCCGATCGCGCCATTCCGCGCGGGTTCCGTTTTATGGAAGGCTTTGGCGTCCATACTTTCCGCATGGTTGACGCGAATGGCAAATCGACGTTCGTCAAGTTCCACTGGAAGCCCAAGCTGGGCATGCAATCGGTGGTATGGAACGAAGCCGTCAAGATCAACGGCGCCGATCCGGACTTCCACCGTCGCGACCTCTGGAATGCCATTCAGTCAGGCGACTTCCCTGAATGGGAACTGGGACTCCAGCTCTTCGACGAAGACTTTGCCAATAAGTTCGATTTCGATGTGCTCGACGCCACGAAGCTGATCCCGGAAGAGATTCTGCCAGTGCGTATCGTCGGCCGCCTGGTTCTTAACCGCATGCCGGACAATTTCTTTGCGGAGACGGAACAGGTCGCCTTCTGCACCTCCAATATCGTTCCCGGCCTTGATTTCACCAACGATCCGCTGCTGCAAGGCCGCAACTTCTCATATCTCGACACCCAGTTGAAGCGGCTGGGTGGGCCGAACTTCACTCATATTCCGATTAATGCCCCGAAGTGTCCGTTCCATAACTTCCAGCAGGACGGTCATATGGCGATGACCAATCCGAATGGAAGGGTCAATTTCGAGCCCAATTCCTACGGCCTCGACGAAGGTGGTCCGCGCGAAAGCGGAGTCGGTTTCAAAACTTTCCCCGAGCCTGTAGAGGACGGCGCGGCCAAGATGCGTACCCGTCCTGAAAGCTTCGCCGATCATTATAGCCAGGCGCGCCAGTTCTTCATCAGCCAGACCGAGATTGAGCAGAAGCATATTAAGGATGCCCTGGTGTTCGAACTCAGCCGCGTAGAGCGTCCGGCGATCCGCGTGCGTGTCGTCTCGCATCTGCTGAACATCGATCAGAGCCTGGCGTCCGGCGTTGCTACCGGTCTTGGGCTGAAAGAGATGCCGGCCCCTGCCGACGCCGCCAAGCCGACACGAGAGGATCTGCCGGCTTCCGATGCGCTGAGCATCCTGAAGAATCCGCCCCCGTCTTTGGCCGGCCGCAAGATCGGCGTCCTTTTTGTCGGATGGCGCCAGCGCCGAAGTGTTCAATGCCATTACTGCTTCTGCCGACATGAACGGGGTCGTCGTTGA
- a CDS encoding metal-dependent hydrolase encodes MSPRSLDAEFSAHMARWWMGNDPVGTAVINALSITFPEGERFFIQ; translated from the coding sequence ATATCCCCGCGATCGCTCGACGCCGAATTTTCCGCCCACATGGCTCGCTGGTGGATGGGTAATGATCCAGTCGGCACGGCGGTGATAAATGCGCTGTCGATTACTTTTCCCGAGGGCGAACGCTTTTTCATTCAGTAG
- a CDS encoding response regulator encodes MPIPFRKDPAITVTGSDNTRLRVLVVDDNEPSALSVSWAIEALGDEVRTCLNGPCALTVAIEFQPDVVLLDIAMPGMNGLEVCARLRADPKFSHVKIIAQTGRGDKETRRQTDEHGFDLHLVKAVDPDLLEDMLDLLRTGHHR; translated from the coding sequence GTGCCAATTCCTTTTCGAAAAGACCCTGCGATCACCGTGACCGGTTCGGACAATACGAGGCTGCGCGTCCTCGTCGTGGACGACAACGAACCATCTGCCTTAAGCGTATCCTGGGCGATCGAAGCCCTGGGCGACGAGGTCCGGACATGCCTGAACGGGCCCTGCGCCTTAACGGTCGCCATTGAGTTTCAGCCTGATGTCGTCCTCCTGGATATCGCCATGCCCGGTATGAACGGCCTTGAGGTGTGCGCCCGGCTGCGCGCCGATCCCAAGTTCAGTCACGTGAAGATCATCGCCCAGACCGGGAGGGGCGACAAAGAGACGCGCCGTCAGACGGACGAGCATGGCTTCGACCTTCACCTCGTTAAAGCCGTTGATCCGGACCTGCTGGAAGACATGCTGGATCTTCTAAGAACGGGCCACCACCGCTAA
- a CDS encoding DUF4142 domain-containing protein: MFHKFAIATSFAFALAIAGCGGPVKDDKVADFVQKASIANLFEIKTSELALQRAVSADVKGFAQEMITDHTKAGADLKAALETDHNSTQPATSLDEPHQKMLDELTAAAPDAFDDKYIDIQTKAHDEALGIFKDYADGGKDGPVRQFAATTLPVLQTHKDHVKMVDDATHAGKTDPSASADGSST, translated from the coding sequence ATGTTTCATAAGTTCGCGATTGCGACTTCGTTTGCGTTCGCTCTGGCCATCGCCGGTTGCGGAGGGCCCGTCAAGGACGACAAGGTGGCCGACTTTGTGCAGAAGGCGTCCATCGCCAATCTGTTTGAAATCAAAACAAGCGAACTGGCGCTGCAGCGCGCCGTCAGTGCAGACGTTAAGGGCTTCGCCCAGGAGATGATCACGGACCATACCAAAGCCGGGGCCGATCTGAAAGCTGCGCTCGAGACGGATCACAATTCAACGCAGCCCGCCACATCCCTCGATGAACCTCACCAAAAGATGCTGGACGAATTGACCGCGGCCGCGCCGGATGCGTTTGACGACAAGTATATTGATATTCAAACCAAGGCCCACGACGAGGCCCTGGGTATATTCAAGGATTATGCGGATGGTGGCAAGGACGGTCCTGTCCGCCAGTTTGCTGCAACGACACTACCTGTCTTGCAGACCCATAAAGACCACGTGAAAATGGTCGACGATGCCACCCATGCCGGGAAGACGGATCCGTCAGCTTCGGCAGACGGTTCGTCGACGTAA
- a CDS encoding CopG family transcriptional regulator encodes MTLRLRHPHNIHMDGKWMEKLSVEKSKQPETEKITINLGYVDLGQIDLLISEGFYSNRSDFIRTAIRNQLDRQGEAVRQSIVRRQLDLGLRVITRTDLEAYQSRNERLSIKVVGLATIAADVTPNLALATITSLEVLGALQASPEVRAALSDRMR; translated from the coding sequence TTGACACTCAGGCTTCGCCATCCACATAACATCCATATGGATGGTAAATGGATGGAAAAATTGTCAGTTGAGAAATCGAAACAGCCTGAGACCGAGAAAATTACCATCAACCTGGGTTATGTAGACCTGGGTCAGATCGATCTGTTGATATCGGAAGGGTTTTATTCGAACCGCAGCGATTTCATCCGCACGGCCATCCGCAATCAACTGGATCGTCAAGGCGAGGCCGTTCGGCAGTCGATCGTTCGGCGTCAACTCGACCTGGGCCTGCGGGTTATCACTCGTACCGATCTCGAGGCATATCAGTCTCGCAATGAACGACTGTCGATCAAGGTGGTTGGCCTGGCTACGATTGCCGCAGATGTCACACCGAACCTGGCGCTCGCCACTATTACCTCGCTCGAGGTTTTAGGCGCGCTTCAAGCGTCTCCTGAAGTCCGCGCTGCGTTAAGCGATCGTATGCGCTGA
- a CDS encoding PHB depolymerase family esterase codes for MKLNIDMAEATRLTREGRLAEAMAILQGGGPPEPEVRAPDKRPHIEMTQSSDGQWRTASETGASPTDEAPRSDTKPRIDLSALVGRFRGSMKTAHGHAVPDVPLGATFARHTVADAARGGRYKLYVPSTYSADPAALMVMLHGCTQSPDDFAIGTRMNNLAEAHGFLVLYPEQSAKANMNRCWNWFNTADQGRDSGEPDLIMRMIRQVMSIHRIDPGKVFVAGLSAGGAMAAILGARYPDLIAGVAVHSGLAVGAAHDMPSAFGAMSHGAGKISSARLAVRTIVFHGDADGTVHIRNGQQVVDQAMSGRALTRAATDGQAGNGRYSRTVYTDGDGVAAIEYWMLHGAGHAWSGGDAGGSYTDPKGPDASREMVRFFLGENKIG; via the coding sequence ATGAAGCTGAACATCGATATGGCCGAGGCCACGCGCTTGACCCGAGAGGGCCGCCTGGCCGAAGCCATGGCCATTCTCCAGGGCGGGGGACCGCCGGAACCAGAAGTGCGTGCGCCGGACAAGAGGCCGCATATTGAAATGACGCAGTCCAGCGACGGGCAATGGCGAACGGCGTCGGAAACGGGCGCGTCCCCGACCGACGAGGCGCCCCGGTCCGACACCAAACCCCGGATCGACCTCAGCGCATTGGTCGGCAGGTTTCGAGGATCTATGAAAACAGCGCACGGGCACGCCGTCCCGGACGTCCCATTGGGCGCCACGTTTGCTCGGCACACAGTGGCCGACGCCGCACGCGGGGGACGTTACAAGCTTTACGTGCCCAGCACATATTCGGCAGACCCGGCGGCCTTAATGGTCATGCTGCACGGATGCACGCAGAGCCCCGATGATTTTGCCATCGGTACCCGCATGAATAATCTGGCGGAGGCGCATGGCTTCCTCGTCCTCTATCCGGAGCAATCGGCGAAGGCCAATATGAACCGGTGCTGGAACTGGTTCAATACCGCTGACCAGGGGCGGGATTCCGGTGAGCCCGATTTGATCATGCGAATGATCAGGCAAGTCATGAGCATACACCGCATCGACCCGGGAAAGGTTTTTGTGGCAGGGCTATCGGCGGGCGGCGCAATGGCGGCAATTTTAGGGGCGCGCTATCCCGACCTGATTGCCGGGGTGGCGGTTCATTCGGGTCTCGCCGTCGGTGCGGCCCATGACATGCCCTCCGCATTCGGCGCAATGAGTCATGGAGCCGGCAAAATATCGTCGGCGCGTCTGGCCGTTCGGACGATTGTCTTCCATGGCGACGCCGACGGAACAGTGCACATTCGGAACGGCCAGCAGGTTGTCGATCAGGCGATGAGTGGGCGGGCACTAACACGGGCGGCGACCGACGGCCAGGCAGGCAACGGTCGCTATTCCCGAACGGTCTATACTGACGGTGACGGCGTAGCGGCGATTGAATACTGGATGCTTCATGGCGCGGGCCATGCCTGGTCAGGTGGTGACGCGGGGGGATCCTATACTGATCCTAAAGGACCGGATGCAAGTCGCGAGATGGTTCGGTTTTTCCTCGGCGAAAATAAGATCGGCTAG